The stretch of DNA TTAATAAGCACCGGGTAGCCAATTTCGGCGGCAATTTGCAGTGCCTGCCCGGCATCGCTGATGACACCCTGTGAACCGGGCACCACGGGCACCCCCGAGGCCAGCATGGTTTCCCTGGCCTGCACTTTGTTGCCCATCAAGCGCATAGCCTCGGCGGGAGGACCGATAAATACCAGGCCATTGGCAGCGCACATCTCAGCAAACTTATCATTTTCCGATAAAAAGCCGTAACCCGGGTGCACCGCGTCGGCCCCTTTCACGAGCGCGGCACTGATGACGTTTGAGATATTAAGGTAACTTCGACCAGGCTGCGGCGGGCCAATGCATACTGCCTCATCAGCCAAGCGCACATGCAGGCTGTCACGGTCGGATTCCGAGTAAACCGCCACACTGGCTATGTGCATTTCCCGGCAGGCCCTGATAATCCGAACTGCTATTTCGCCCCGGTTGGCGATTAATATCTTATTGATCATTTGTTACCACCTAATCTTCTTGGATAACCAGCAGTGGTTGCCCATATTCCACGGCCTGGGCATTTTCCGCCAGTATCTGCACCACGGTGCCCGCCACCTCGGCTTCGATTTCATTCATCAGCTTCATGGCCTCTAATATGCAAAGGGTTTGCCCCTTTTCCACCCGGGTGCCTATTTTTATAAAAGGATCGGCGTCAGGAGCCGGGGAACGATAAAAAGTGCCCACCATGGGTGCTTTGACCACGGTACCGGACACCGCAGCATCATTGTGGCCAGCTGTGTGAGGCATGCAAGAATCATCCTCACGTGATTGAGCGGCTGTTGGCAAGCTAGAACAGTTCTCACTTACTATCTGAGCGGCTGCATGAGGCAAGCAAGGACCGTCCCCGCTTGCTTTTTTGATGGATAATTTCATGCCGTCACTATTTAGAGAAAACTCGTCTATATTGGTTTCATTGATCATGCTGATTAATTCTTTAATTTGTTGTATATCCATTTCGTTAACCTCCTTGGTGGTATGACCGGGCAGCCCAGGTGCCCCGGATGTACGGTCACTTATATTTTGCGCCGTCGCGGTCCCGGCATTGGCTTTTTCCGCTGCGCATCCCGTTTTGGCGGTATTTTCCCCGCCGGCGGAACCGCCAACACCGGCTGCGCCCGTATCCCGGGCGAAATTTATATTACCGGCGCTGCTGTTTTTTCGCGCTTCTAAAAACTTCTTAGTTATCTGGGGGAATATAGCATAGCATAGTATATCTTCATTAGAATTGGTCAATCCTCTGGTTTCCAGTTTGATTTTCTCCAACCGGGGCTCCAGTAAATCGGCAGGACGACAGGTGATGGGCTGCTTATCACCCAGTACCCGGCGTGCCACCGCTTCTTCCAAAGGTGCCGGCGGCCGGCCGTATAGACCCTGGATGTAAGCTTTAACCTCACCGGGTATCAGCTTGTAACGCTCTCCGGTAAGTACATTTAGCACAGCCTGGGTGCCCACAATCTGGCTGGTGGGTGTAACCAGGGGCGGGTAACCCAGCTCCCGGCGCACCCTGGGAATCTCCTCCAACACCCGGGGCAGCAGGTGAGCCGACTTCTGTTCTTTGAGCTGAGAAACCAGGTTAGTAATCATACCCCCCGGCACCTGGTGCTCAAAAACACGCATATCGTTAATCCGAGTAACGCCACGTTCCTGGCCCCTTTGCTCCCTTAGTTCCTCAAAATATCCTGCGATTTCAAACAACAACCGCATATCCAACCCGGTGTCGAACTGGGTGCCCTGCAGCGCCCGTACCACGGTCTCTACCGGAGGCTGGGAGGCCCCGAAAGCCAGGGGCACTGCTGCAGTGTCTATGACATCTACCCCGGCCTCCACCGCCTTTAGATAAGTTGCCAGGGCCAAACCACCAATATAGTGGCTGTGCAGTTGCACGGGCAGCCCAGGGTGTTGCCTTAACTTGCTTATCAGTTCATAAGCCTGGTAAGGGGTCAACAGGCCGGCCATATCTTTGACGCATATGGAATCAGCACCCATTTCCGCCAGTTTCTCAGCCGTTTGCAGGTAATGACCGGTGGTATGCACCGGGCTGACGGTATATACCACCGAGGCCTGCACATGGGCACCCGCCTTTTTGCCCGCCCGTACCGATGTTTCCATGTTCCGTATATCATTTAAGGCATCAAAAACCCGGATGATGTCGATGCCGTTTTCCACCATCTTAAAAACGAATGCCTCCACCACATCATCCGGGTAATGCTGGTAACCCACCAGTGATTGTCCCCGCAGCAGCATTTGTAATGGCGTTCGCTTAATATATCGTTTTAAAGTGCGCAGCCTTTCCCAGGGATCTTCATTAAGATAGCGTAAACATACATCAAAGGTAGCGCCGCCCCAGACCTCAAGTGAGTGGTAACCCACCATGTCAAGTTTTTCAACTATAGGCAGCATATCTTTGATGCTCATCCTGGTGGCCCATAAACTCTGGTGACCATCACGCAGTGTTGTATCGGTAATTTTCACTTTAGCCATTTGGTATCCTACCTCCAAAAAAAAGTCAGGTTGCCATCAGCAAACAACCTGATTGATAAAGCAATTATATAGTTACATCCGATAAAATAAAATAGATTTAGAGCAAGTATACAATATATATACAAATAGCATTGTATACAATACAATATATACTATGTGGCGGGTTTTTCATGGTGCCGTGAACAATAAAACCGGGGAAGGTACTTATCATCCCATCCCCGGGCACCGCCAAAGGCCACTTAAATTTTATTTTTCCCTGGTGATAACAATTACACCGTCCTCGGGCACACCGGTGGTTTTGGCCACCAACCCGGCAATAGTAGTGCTGTCAGCATCGGCCATCATTTCCTTTCCGGGCCGCAGTATCACGGTGACGGTATCACTATCCAAAAACACAGCGGCATCCTGGTAACCCTTGGCCCGGATTAAGTTTTCCAACTCCATCTCCTGGGATACTTTGCTGCTTAAACGCATCAGCCTTTCCTGGGCGGTTTTGCGAACTTCCTCATCTGCTTCCGAGGCCAGCACCTCGCGCAGGGTTTCCATTTCTTTACCCCGGGCCTGTTCCAAACTCAGGCGCGCTTCGACGAAATATGAGCCATCAGCATCTTGATCAGTGCCATTTGCCCCCACCTGACCGGTTAGCACAGCATCACCCTCGGGTGCATCCCCAACTGCACTATCCCCTTTATTTTCAGGGTGGGAAAGGGTTACCGCAGCGGGGGTGGTAGATTGATCCCCCCAGCCCAACATCTTTTCAGCCAGGCCACCGAACCCCACCGCGCAAAAAACAATACCCACCAGCACCAGCACCACCAGCAATATTTTTTTTCGCTCTATTTTGACTACCGTAATCAACCCTAAACCCCCTCCTTCATGGGCAGCACGATAATTCTATGGGGCTCAACACCCAGCGCCACCTGCACCGCCCGGAACAAATCGGCCTTCACCCGGGGTGTTCCCGCCCCTTCGGCCACCACCATAATACCCGCCACATCGGGTGCCACTTCCTTTTTTACCACCGGCTCTTCCAAACCCTGATTGCCGCGGGCAATCACCACCGTGCTGGTTTCCGTGTTTTCTGTGATCTGCCGGGAACCGCCGCTCTGGTCATTTTCCCGGGTGGTTTTAAGACCGGTGGCAGTATTGATGGCATAGTCATTGTGAGTTGAAGTTGCCAGTTGCACAGTTACCTCCACCCGCCCGGCCCCGGCCACCTGCTCCAACATCTGGCGTAATTCCCCCGCCAATTCCTTTTCCTCCCGGGTCATGATTGAATTTGTACCATTGCCGGCCTGACCGGAACCGGCCGCCGCACTGTTATCCGGCGGGGCCTTTTCTGAACTGGAGCTAAAACTGCCGCTGTCACAGCTCCCCACCAGCATTAACATAATACCCAGCAGCAGCAGCACCGCTATCGACCAGTATTTTTTATTTTTTGGGTTAAAAATATCCGAACTGTTCATTTCATCACCTCACCATGGTAGTATAAATTTAACAACTCATATAAATCATTCCCGGAACTCATATTTTACCTGCTCAGGCTTAAGATTATAGAATTCGGCCACCACTGCGGTTAAACCAGCAGCGGCTTGTTTCTGCTCGGGGGAAACCACCGTAACGGAGCCCACCTCTTCCGAAGTTTCCTTGCCGTCTATATCGACCACCACGGGCTGTACATCCAATTCCCCGCCCCGGCTGTCGGTAGCTCGCCGCCCCCCGGACCCGGCGCTGTCGGCAGATAGTGTATCACCGCCTCCACTGTCATCACCCGCGCCCCCCACGGGGGCAGCATTAAAAACAATGGTAATTTCCTTGATATCACTGTTCTTCCCGTCAATACTCACCCGGGCGTCCACAGGCTGCACATCAGGATTCATACCTGCCAGTGCAAGCACTTGATTGGACAGGCCCTCACTATATTGCTGAACAGCCTTGTCCCGGTTTGTATCCGCCAACTCCTGTCCGGCGGCCATAATTTCCTCAAGTGGAGGATCACCGGTATCGGATACGGTAACTGCGGGTATGTCCTGCATAAAATCTTTGTTGATCACCCCGGCCGCCGCCTGCAAAACCGCCATAATGATCAAAAGGCCCATGACGGTTTTGACGTAGCGGCGCATATCACCGCCGGGCAGCAGCATTTCCACCAGCACAGCCAGCAACACGATTACAATAATGGTTTGTATCAGCTCACGAAGTAGATCCATGCCACCGCCCCCATATATTAATGCAGCATTACTGTTATATTTCCCAGGCCCACCACGATGGCCAGGGCAAAAAAGAACAACAATCCCACCGTGGCCACGGCAGCAAACACCGTAATCAAACTGTTACCCAGCCCGTTCAGACAATCGCTGATTCTCTCTTCCCCCACGGGCTGGATCACCGCCCCGGCGATCTTATAAATAAGGGCAATGGCAATTATTTTTACCAGGGGGATCACTAGTATCATGATAATAATTAGCACACCGGCAATGCCCACCGCATTTTTCATCAGCAGCGACGAGCGAATCACCGCTTCCAGAGCATCGCTGAACACCCCGCCCACCACGGGTATAAAATCTGTGGCAAACTTGGCAGTACGGAAAGTCACGCTGTCTCCCACCGCCCCGGCTACCCCCTGGATGGCCATTATGCCCAGGAATATGGTGCTCAAAAGCCCCATCAAACCCATAGCCACACCCTTTAATAAACCGGCCAGCCTGGACACCTGAAAATGTTTGGACAGCCCACTCACTATTTCCAGCACTGCAGCAAAAAATATGAGTGGCAAAATAACATTTTTGATAATAGTGCCAAAAGCGGTAATAGTGATGAAAATCAATGGGTGGAATATGGCCGCTGAAGCAATACCCCCCACAGCCACCAAAAGTGTCAGCAACAGCGGCAGCAGGGCCTGCATAAAGATGACCATTTTATCCACCACCTCCCGGCCCAACTGGATAGCCAGTCCGAAGGAACCAACGGCGATGGTTACCAGCACAAGGTAGGCCACCATATGGGTGAGCTGCCCGGTGGTACCCTTTTCAAATGCTCCGGTAATATTTTGCAGCACCGCACAAATCACCGCCAGCACCACCAGTTTACCCAGCAGCGCCGAATTAGCCACCACTTCGCGGAATAAATAATTGATGCACTGGTTGAACACCTCGGTGGGCTGCATTGAAATTTGGCCGGTGGCAAGTCCCGTGACCAGCGCCTTAAAGTCAGTTTCCGGCAGTGCACTTTGCAAATCATGGTCCATCCGGTTAATAAACTGCTGGATTTCCACCATATCCAGTTTGCCTGTCTGCTCTTCCATTTCCCCGGCAATATCGGTTGCAGCCCAGGCGGCCAAAGGAAGGGCCAGGCTCAGGCAAATATAAAGTATCAGGAACAGCAGCGCGCACCGGGTGCGATGGTTACAGTTCACCACCACACTATTCCTGCCATGGATCTTAGCGCTCAAGCCTTATCCCCCCTTACGGTATCAACCGCAGCAGCGCCTGCAGCACCGCCACCATGATGGGCACCGCCAGCACCAGCACCATCACCTTGGCGGCTAATTCCACCTTGGTGGCGAAAGCCCCTTGATCGGCATCCCGGCATATCTGGGCAATAAAATCTGCTATGTAGGCAATACCGATAATCTTGAGCAGCGTGCCCAGGTAAACCGAGCTAATGTCGGCTCTTTCAGACAGCTGTCGCAGTATGTCGATAATCGCGCCTATTTTGCCGAGCACCAGCAGGAATATGATTACGCCCACTGTAATACTGAGCAGCACGGCCATGGGCGGAGATTTTTGTTTCAGCACCACGGCCAGCACAGCACCGGTCAGGGCGATACCGGATATTTGCAAAATATCCATACCAACACCGCCTAGAATAATTTAAAAACTGTTCTAACCTCGTCGAAAAGGGTGCCCAGCATTTGGATCACCATGATCAACACAACTGCAATACCCGTAAGGGTCACTGCAAAACCATAGTCCTCTTTGCCGGAATTTTTCAGCACCATATGGGCCACGGCCACTAAAATGCCGATGCCGGCAATTTTAAAAATTAAATCGATGTTGGCACCCACTTGAACATTCCTCCTTTTTAATAAAGCGCCAGAACAATGATCAACCCGCCCAGTAAACCCATGTAATTCCACAATTTTACGTTTTTAGCCGCTGCAGCATCCGCCATGGCCAGGGCGGTTTTCAACTGCTCCGCAGCCAATCGCAGATGCTTGCTTTGGTCCTCCCGGTCGGAAATGCCAATGCTGTTGCCCAGCCCCCGCAGCACACTCAAATCGCCCCGACCCAGGGCACTGCGGTGGCCGTAACACTCCAGAGCACCATGCCAGGCTTCCCGGGCTGAGCAGCCCCGGTGGGCACCGAGATCACCGGCAATTTGCCGGAAGAATGAGGCCGCCGGTACATCAACCTGTTCCGCCACCCCGGCCAGCGCCTCGGGCAGCGGCGTAGCCGCATAAGTAATCTCGGTTTCCAGCAGCTGCAGCGCCGAGATAAACTGCCGCAGTTCCACCGGCCGGCGGGCATAACTTCTGGATACCTGCCAGCCGGCCAGCCCGCTGGCCGCCACCACCAGCAGCCCGCCAATCAACTTAAACACATTTTCACCCCCATACCGGGCAGATCAGCACCACTGAAGATTTTTTCCACCGTTCCCACCCCCCGGGAACGCCCCAGCAGCACAAACCGTTCAATAACATTGAGCTGCAACATATATTTAAGGGCCGGGCGATTAGTCAATTCCCGCAGCGATGAACCGTGGATGGTGACAATAACGCGTACACCCGCATTGAACACCTCTTCCAGCGCGTGAATATCCTCCATGCGACCTATTTCATCAGTGACGATGACATCCGGCGACATGGCCCTCAGCAGTATCATCATTCCCTGGGCCTTGGGACAGCCATCCAGCACATCCGTCCTCACCCCCACATCCATTTGGGGCACCCCCCGGTGGCACCCGGCAATTTCTGAACGCTCGTCCACCACACCCACCGTACGGCCGGCAAAATGCAACCCAGGCACCCCGTTGCTCACCTGGCGCACCAGATCCCGCAGCAGGGTGGTTTTGCCACAGCGAGGCGGTGAGAAAATTACAGTATGATAAACATTGTTTACTTTTCTATCAATCAAGTGCTTAATTAGCCCATCGGCCGCCCCCTTAATCTCCCGGCATACGCGAATGTTCAACCCGGAGAGATACTTTAGCGTTTTTACCCGGCCCTTCTCCAGCACAGCCCTACCGGTAAGCCCCACCCTGTGCCCGCCTGGCAGGGTGACATAACCGTTTTTTAGCTCCTCCTCAAGTGCATACATGGAAGAGCCGCTGATATTATGCAATACCCTTTCCAGGTCGGCGGCATTAACCAGGTAAACACCGGACGGGGCGGACACGGGCGTGCCATCCTGGCAGATAAAAAAATCACTGCCCCCCACACCCAGCATTAACGGCCTGTCCCGCCGCAACCTGATTTCCTCCAGCCCGGCCAGATGGCGTGGCGGCACCCGGCTGATAATCCCGGCCAGATTGGGCGGCAGTACAGACATTAATTGCCGCCACGCCCCGGCGGGGACCCCGTTAATGCTTGGGTTGGACCCAGCGGGTACTTGAACTGATTTAGACGTTGCATAACTGCTCATGTTTTCGAGATCCCTCCAGCCGAGAAATTTATAATGTTTAATTTTACAGGCTACTTAATGACCTGGCCGCTTTTTGCATAGTCGTGATCGCTGCCACCATACGTGAAACACAGCCCGTCCCCGTTTTATTAATAATTTATTTACTGCATTGGAAAAATATGCCCCTAAAACAGCAAAAAAAAGCTGCTATTTATTAGAGTCTGTTCGAATAGTCCGGACGAGATCCACTTCGTGATAGGTGCCGGGTGTTGAAAGGTTGAAAATCAAAGATTTTCAACCTTTCAACACCCGGCACCAAAGCCTACCTTTTCGAACAAAGCTCTATTAGTTAAACAGCAGCTTATTTCCCTTACATACCGTGCGTATATATTCGGTTATCCTTATAGTTCATATGGCCAGGCTTGCAGACCGCCTTCCACATATTTGACATCTTTAAATCCCGCACCCTTTAATGTGCGCAGTGCCTCGTAACTGCGGGTGCCCAGGGCACAAAGGGCGACGATTTCCTTATCCCGGGGTATCTCATCAATTTTTTCGCGTAAATCGCCCAGCACCACCAGCTTAACCCGGTCATCTTTAAGACGACGCATATTAAACTGCGGTTCGGTGCGCACATCCAAAATAACCATATCGTCGCCACGGTCCATTTTCTGCTTCAATTCTTGAACAGTAATGGTTTCCGCCAGCCCGGCCACCTTGTTGCGAATAATGTTGGCCGTATGCATACTTACATCAATGGGAGTGGCAAAGGGCGGCGCGTAACCCAGATCAATGTCAAAAAGCTGCTCCACAGTGGCCCCCATGGTGATAGCAGTAGCCAACACATCGGTACGCTTAACGGCATCGCCCTGACCCAGCGCCTGGGCACCTAATATTTTGCCCGTACCTGCCTCGGTGACCAGCTTCATCAGCACCATGCCGTGCTCAGGGTGGTAATGGGTGCGATCAAAGCCGTGGTATATCCCGGCAACCACTTGATAACCCAGATCGCGGGCCTGTTTTTCGCCCAGTCCGGTGCGACCGATATTAAAGCCCATGGTATGCAGCACCCCGGTGGCCAAAATGCCCCGGAAAACCTCATCTCCCCCTGCTACATTGTCGCCCACCACGCGGCCCTGCCGGTTGGCATAGGTGGCCAGCGGCACAAATACTTTTTTGCCGCTCACCAGGTGAGTATTTTCCACACAGTCGCCCAGGGCGTAAATATCCGGATCGCTGGTCTGCATATGATCATTCACCGCAATGGCGCCGGTTTGGCCAATGGTCAACCCGGCATCTTTGGCCAGCTGCACGTTGGGACGCACACCCACGGAAACCACCACCAACTCGGTTTCAATAGTGCCCTGGTCGGTAACCACTGCCGTTACATGGCCATCCTCGTCCCCTTCCAGCTTCAAAACCTTATGCCCAAGGTAAAATTCCAGACCCTGATCCGTTAATTTTTTAGCCAGCACCTCGGCCATATCCTTATCCAGCACGCCGGGTAAAATCTGGTCCTGCAGTTCCACCACCGAGCAGAACATGCGCAGTTTCATCAGGGCGTCCGCTGTTTCCATGCCGATAAAACCGGCACCAACGATAACAGCCTCGCCTCCTTCCACCTCACCAAGATATTCCTTGATTTGCTGGGCATCGTCAGGGTGGTTTAGTTTATACACTCCTTTTAAGTTTAAACCCTCTATTGGCGGCACAAAGGGCTGGGCCCCGGTTGCCAGCACCAGTTTATCGTAGGGAACAGTATATTGCTCACCCGTCTCCAAATTCTCCACATGCACTTCTTTTTTATCCCGATCTATGGACTTGGCCTCGGTGCGGGTAATTACCCGGACACCCTTTTCACGCCAGAAATATTCTTCGTTTCTGATGACACCGTAAGTAGTCTCAAACAAATGATCAAATTTATGAACTTCACCGGCTAA from Desulfoscipio gibsoniae DSM 7213 encodes:
- the accB gene encoding acetyl-CoA carboxylase biotin carboxyl carrier protein, which produces MAKVKITDTTLRDGHQSLWATRMSIKDMLPIVEKLDMVGYHSLEVWGGATFDVCLRYLNEDPWERLRTLKRYIKRTPLQMLLRGQSLVGYQHYPDDVVEAFVFKMVENGIDIIRVFDALNDIRNMETSVRAGKKAGAHVQASVVYTVSPVHTTGHYLQTAEKLAEMGADSICVKDMAGLLTPYQAYELISKLRQHPGLPVQLHSHYIGGLALATYLKAVEAGVDVIDTAAVPLAFGASQPPVETVVRALQGTQFDTGLDMRLLFEIAGYFEELREQRGQERGVTRINDMRVFEHQVPGGMITNLVSQLKEQKSAHLLPRVLEEIPRVRRELGYPPLVTPTSQIVGTQAVLNVLTGERYKLIPGEVKAYIQGLYGRPPAPLEEAVARRVLGDKQPITCRPADLLEPRLEKIKLETRGLTNSNEDILCYAIFPQITKKFLEARKNSSAGNINFARDTGAAGVGGSAGGENTAKTGCAAEKANAGTATAQNISDRTSGAPGLPGHTTKEVNEMDIQQIKELISMINETNIDEFSLNSDGMKLSIKKASGDGPCLPHAAAQIVSENCSSLPTAAQSREDDSCMPHTAGHNDAAVSGTVVKAPMVGTFYRSPAPDADPFIKIGTRVEKGQTLCILEAMKLMNEIEAEVAGTVVQILAENAQAVEYGQPLLVIQED
- a CDS encoding SpoIIIAH-like family protein, whose protein sequence is MITVVKIERKKILLVVLVLVGIVFCAVGFGGLAEKMLGWGDQSTTPAAVTLSHPENKGDSAVGDAPEGDAVLTGQVGANGTDQDADGSYFVEARLSLEQARGKEMETLREVLASEADEEVRKTAQERLMRLSSKVSQEMELENLIRAKGYQDAAVFLDSDTVTVILRPGKEMMADADSTTIAGLVAKTTGVPEDGVIVITREK
- the spoIIIAG gene encoding stage III sporulation protein AG, which translates into the protein MNSSDIFNPKNKKYWSIAVLLLLGIMLMLVGSCDSGSFSSSSEKAPPDNSAAAGSGQAGNGTNSIMTREEKELAGELRQMLEQVAGAGRVEVTVQLATSTHNDYAINTATGLKTTRENDQSGGSRQITENTETSTVVIARGNQGLEEPVVKKEVAPDVAGIMVVAEGAGTPRVKADLFRAVQVALGVEPHRIIVLPMKEGV
- the spoIIIAF gene encoding stage III sporulation protein AF, encoding MDLLRELIQTIIVIVLLAVLVEMLLPGGDMRRYVKTVMGLLIIMAVLQAAAGVINKDFMQDIPAVTVSDTGDPPLEEIMAAGQELADTNRDKAVQQYSEGLSNQVLALAGMNPDVQPVDARVSIDGKNSDIKEITIVFNAAPVGGAGDDSGGGDTLSADSAGSGGRRATDSRGGELDVQPVVVDIDGKETSEEVGSVTVVSPEQKQAAAGLTAVVAEFYNLKPEQVKYEFRE
- the spoIIIAE gene encoding stage III sporulation protein AE produces the protein MSAKIHGRNSVVVNCNHRTRCALLFLILYICLSLALPLAAWAATDIAGEMEEQTGKLDMVEIQQFINRMDHDLQSALPETDFKALVTGLATGQISMQPTEVFNQCINYLFREVVANSALLGKLVVLAVICAVLQNITGAFEKGTTGQLTHMVAYLVLVTIAVGSFGLAIQLGREVVDKMVIFMQALLPLLLTLLVAVGGIASAAIFHPLIFITITAFGTIIKNVILPLIFFAAVLEIVSGLSKHFQVSRLAGLLKGVAMGLMGLLSTIFLGIMAIQGVAGAVGDSVTFRTAKFATDFIPVVGGVFSDALEAVIRSSLLMKNAVGIAGVLIIIMILVIPLVKIIAIALIYKIAGAVIQPVGEERISDCLNGLGNSLITVFAAVATVGLLFFFALAIVVGLGNITVMLH
- the spoIIIAD gene encoding stage III sporulation protein AD, which codes for MDILQISGIALTGAVLAVVLKQKSPPMAVLLSITVGVIIFLLVLGKIGAIIDILRQLSERADISSVYLGTLLKIIGIAYIADFIAQICRDADQGAFATKVELAAKVMVLVLAVPIMVAVLQALLRLIP
- the spoIIIAC gene encoding stage III sporulation protein AC, with the translated sequence MGANIDLIFKIAGIGILVAVAHMVLKNSGKEDYGFAVTLTGIAVVLIMVIQMLGTLFDEVRTVFKLF
- the spoIIIAB gene encoding stage III sporulation protein SpoIIIAB gives rise to the protein MFKLIGGLLVVAASGLAGWQVSRSYARRPVELRQFISALQLLETEITYAATPLPEALAGVAEQVDVPAASFFRQIAGDLGAHRGCSAREAWHGALECYGHRSALGRGDLSVLRGLGNSIGISDREDQSKHLRLAAEQLKTALAMADAAAAKNVKLWNYMGLLGGLIIVLALY
- the spoIIIAA gene encoding stage III sporulation protein AA; the encoded protein is MSSYATSKSVQVPAGSNPSINGVPAGAWRQLMSVLPPNLAGIISRVPPRHLAGLEEIRLRRDRPLMLGVGGSDFFICQDGTPVSAPSGVYLVNAADLERVLHNISGSSMYALEEELKNGYVTLPGGHRVGLTGRAVLEKGRVKTLKYLSGLNIRVCREIKGAADGLIKHLIDRKVNNVYHTVIFSPPRCGKTTLLRDLVRQVSNGVPGLHFAGRTVGVVDERSEIAGCHRGVPQMDVGVRTDVLDGCPKAQGMMILLRAMSPDVIVTDEIGRMEDIHALEEVFNAGVRVIVTIHGSSLRELTNRPALKYMLQLNVIERFVLLGRSRGVGTVEKIFSGADLPGMGVKMCLS
- a CDS encoding FAD-dependent oxidoreductase, which encodes MSAQKIVIIGGVAAGPKTAARARRVAPDAEITIIEKGKLISYAGCGMPFYLAGEVHKFDHLFETTYGVIRNEEYFWREKGVRVITRTEAKSIDRDKKEVHVENLETGEQYTVPYDKLVLATGAQPFVPPIEGLNLKGVYKLNHPDDAQQIKEYLGEVEGGEAVIVGAGFIGMETADALMKLRMFCSVVELQDQILPGVLDKDMAEVLAKKLTDQGLEFYLGHKVLKLEGDEDGHVTAVVTDQGTIETELVVVSVGVRPNVQLAKDAGLTIGQTGAIAVNDHMQTSDPDIYALGDCVENTHLVSGKKVFVPLATYANRQGRVVGDNVAGGDEVFRGILATGVLHTMGFNIGRTGLGEKQARDLGYQVVAGIYHGFDRTHYHPEHGMVLMKLVTEAGTGKILGAQALGQGDAVKRTDVLATAITMGATVEQLFDIDLGYAPPFATPIDVSMHTANIIRNKVAGLAETITVQELKQKMDRGDDMVILDVRTEPQFNMRRLKDDRVKLVVLGDLREKIDEIPRDKEIVALCALGTRSYEALRTLKGAGFKDVKYVEGGLQAWPYEL